Below is a window of Camelina sativa cultivar DH55 chromosome 11, Cs, whole genome shotgun sequence DNA.
AAGCTTGACAGAGCCACCAACAGAGCCGCCAGCATAGGTCTGGCAAAAGGAATAAAGGCCGTCAAAGACGGGACAATCTTCACCAACATTGAAGCGCTTGAGCTGGCGAATCTGATCTTGCTGGGTTTCAGGGGTGATGCTGCGGAGAAAAGAGACATAGTCGTCGGCGTGGAAGCGGCAGAGGTCGCGGTCGCGGGCAGGGAAGGGTTTAAGAACCTGCATATGCTGGAGGAGACCGTAGTGAGCGAGAAGGGCATGGGTCATGCGGATGCGATGGGGCTTCATGGGGTGACCTTGGCCATAGTAGTAATTGCCAACCTCAGGGTCATAGAAATAGCAAACTTTCCTCTTCACACCATCAGGTCCGGACGCCAGCGAATTGCCGCCAGTATCCATTCTCTCTGCACGCAGATCCATCAAACTAAATCTTagaaagaacaataaaaatgataacTAAACCCTAGCCGCAGAGTAGCGGAGCCAATTCGAATGACAACAGTAATATTCAGAATCAAATCTTATGTGCAGAGGAGAAAGGTAAACAAGTGAGGACATCAAAACCCAAGACAGTTGACGGAAACTGGAAAAACGCAGACAAGGAACAGAGACTGACCTTTCAACGGTTTGTTGTAATCACAGTCACAGTCATATGAAGTGAGAAATGTTGGCtgcgactctctctctctctctctgtggatttctccttctttccttccgaagagaagagaagagagctcTTTACAAACTTTGGTTTCAGAGGTTCAAAGGAAGGCGCAGTCGGGAGAGCCTCCTCCCCTGTGTACCATCTATGTTTGTAGTCtacactcttcttctcttccgaccttatttttactctttttttttttattaatgtgaAACGAGTCATTTAAAAAGGCCCGTTTTTAATCTGTTATGGCTCCGACCCACTTTTGATATGTTGTGATTTAATATAAGGCCCATTAACTGGCCCATTGGAGAGCCGACTATGTTTTGGCTTGTGTTATTATGGTTCTCGCGCTGAGGAACGACGTATCAACTggaaaacagagtaaagagCAGCAGCACGCAAGGCTGGTAAACTAACATTAACAAttgctttttttctctcttttttgttcaatattttcatAAAGCTGATTGGAAAGGGGATGGAGATATCAACGCATTATGTGCTTGGAAACTAagacaaacaatatatataatgaatggGTGGGTTAACACTTAACAAGGAAGGTAGGCTACAAGTATCCAAGTAGATGGAGAAAGaggcagaaaaagaagaagatagaaagaTACAATGTGGGCGAGGAGGAGGCATTATTGACATTGCAGGTAAGAGGAGTTGGAGCCAATACAAATGATCTACAGAGCGGGCAAGTGAGATGGCCACGGAGAAGCCAAGGTTCTATGCAATTCATATGGAAGAGATGAGCGCATCTGGGAAGATGGGTCACCACATCCTCAGCCTCAAACTCCGCAAGGCATATCGGGCAGCAaatttcctcctcctcctcttccttgtCCCCAAACATCACTCCCACTAGGTGGTAACCGTCATCATCATGCCCTTCGGCATCTCCACCATTCTTCTTCAACCTCCCCAAAGGAATGCATACACATGTATAGAACACTATGGCTGCTGTGCACAAAGGCGACCGCGGAAACAACAATGAAATCATCTTACTCCAGCTTTCTGCTTCTTTACCTCACTCCTTCCCTCTATTTTATAGGCTTGTTATCATCAACTCCGGATGATCATCGAACCTTGAATTCGGCAGAGTGTAGGGACGGCGCCGACCCCACCTCCCACCTCttattatattcatttgttgtttttctttaatcaagTCAGCGATTCTCCCAACTCCAAGAAAACTCTTGGAGAGGTTATGGTCAACGTACGAGATGCACATGCTTCCATCTTAAGCACTACCTGATATTTgcatataataatagtaatgcCTAAtgacaagagaaaagaaaacaaataaacaatgcaaGAATCACATGACGCCAAAACGAACAAAAGATGGCATTGAAATCACCACCCATCCAACTCACCTTCATCCCTTAAACCTCGGAATCATCACATAACATAGTCAGGACTCAAGGGCACGCCTatgtatagtatatattaaaagcAAGAAGTCATTCTTCCACCAAAACAGGCCTTGACTTTGCGTCCACGAATATAATACAGCCGACCAAATCAAGTAAAGATCTCCGAGTgaattataaaactattttaatgttGACTCCAAGCATTTTGCTGTACCAGATTTGTATTCAATACCGGTGGACAATAATGTAGTTTTATGCCTAGTGTCTCAGTCTCAGATAGCAGAGGATCACCATTGTTCACAGTATCATTGCAACAGTCACTACAAAATTGACTGATAAACCTCAAGCATAATTTGACACCTTATGCCACCAAAAAAATGCTAAATCTACCACTCTGCTCACTCTAGTAGCATCTTATTCATTGAACTTGCAATTAATGTTAGAATGCATGAAAACAGGCAATGACCCTTGGCATGAATAGGGGGGCTCGCTGTCGGCTCAATCTATGATTTACATCTACAACTACACTTTTTAGAAGACAAAGGAGAAGACTTGATATCAGACTCCAAGCAAAATGGAAAACACTCACAAGTTGAAGTAGGAAACACGCAGATTGATTATCTCTTCCAAGCTTGTTATTACAagtaaagaaaacattttttatgGAGACGGCATACCTAAAAGCACTGCGTAAGTGATAGGACAATCAGAAGGGTTTCTCGATTGGTTTCTTCTTGAATATGGCTTCCCAAGCCAAAGACGGAAAGGGGGCCCTTTTGTCCATGAACTCCTTGACAGCCTTAGCATTGACAGCAAATCCTTTTTGGTTAAAGCCATCGATAGCCAACTGAGCATGTTCGACGCCCATTTCTCTGCACAATGCATCAACCAATCCAACGAAAGTGGGGACGTTGGGAGAGTGACCAGCCTCGAGCATCTCACAACAGAGAGCAACAGCATCATCTAGCATGTTGCAAGTATACAATCCCTGAACCAAGACACCATAACTGAAGGCATTTGGGGAGATCCCATTGGTCTGCATTTTCCTGAAAATCCTCTTAGCGTCCTCAATTTTATGAGCCTTGCAAAAGCCCTCGACGACAGCAGTGTAGATAACGACCTCAGGGATTGTACCCTTGTCACGCATCAACCCGAAAAGCTTCATGGCCTCCTGTACAAGCCCATCTTTGCAGAGGCCGTCAAGCATGGCGACGGCGTTAGGAATGAGACCTCCTTCCTTCATCTTCTGGAAGATCTCATCGGAATCTTCAGGCAGGCTTGTTTCTTCCTGGGGGTTTTGTTCCGTTTTGGGGGGTTCCTGATTGACTCCGAGTTTGAACTGCTCGAGGAAGCCATGGTCAGACAGAGTATTATTATCACCCTTTCCAAGGTTGTGGGCTTGTCTGGCGGGTGGAGGATCTCTATGAGAGTTGGTGGAGGATCTCTCCCCTCGCAAGGGTCTGTTGGGTAAAGGCTCTGGGGGGTTCTGCTGCTCCTGTTCTTGACCATTTGACAAAAAGCGTGTTGCGGACATCGTAACACGAATCTTCTTCGCCATCTGACTAGCAAAAACGACGGCTTTCGAGGAGGGCATCATCGTACTCTGCCGCTAATtcgaaaaattagggttttttttgatCGGAGGAGGAAGGGAAGGGTTTAGTTAGAAACGAAGGCTTGACTTGAGGGATATAATAGTCATTTACTCTGTAAAGGGTATAAAGAAAGACACCGCTCCTCCTCTGCGGATAagcttctctctcactctctctctctctctctcagttcaATTGGATAGGCGGAAAGAAAGGTAAATTCCTCTCTACTACTACCTTGAGTTAGCCAAGGTAAATTCCTCTCTNATCCTCTTAGCGTCCTCAATTTTATGAGCCTTGCAAAAGCCCTCGACGACAGCAGTGTAGATAACGACCTCAGGGATTGTACCCTTGTCACGCATCAACCCGAAAAGCTTCATGGCCTCCTGTACAAGCCCATCTTTGCAGAGGCCGTCAAGCATGGCGACGGCGTTAGGAATGAGACCTCCTTCCTTCATCTTCTGGAAGATCTCATCGGAATCTTCAGGCAGGCTTGTTTCTTCCTGGGGGTTTTGTTCCGTTTTGGGGGGTTCCTGATTGACTCCGAGTTTGAACTGCTCGAGGAAGCCATGGTCAGACAGAGTATTATTATCACTCTTTCCAAGGTTGTTGTGGGCTTGTCTGGCGGGTGGAGGATCTCTATGAGAGTTGGTGGAGGATCTCTCCCCTCGCAAGGGTCTGTTGGGTAAAGGCTCTGGGGGGTTCTGCTGCTCCTGTTCTTGACCATTTGACAAAAAGCGTGTTGCGGACATCGTAACACGAATCTTCTTCGCCATCTGACTAGCAAAAACGACGGCTTTCGAGGAGGGCATCATCGTACTCTGCCGCTAATtcgaaaaattagggttttttttgatCGGAGGAGGAAGGGAAGGGTTTAGTTAGAAACGAAGGCTTGACTTGAGGGATATAATAGTCATTTACTCTGTAAAGGGTATAAAGAAAGACACCGCTCCTCCTCTGCGGATAagcttctctctcactctctctctctctctctcagttcaATTGGATAGGCGGAAAGAAAGGTAAATTCCTCTCTACTACTACCTTGAGTTAGCCAAGGTAAATTCCTCTCTACATCACTCTACTTAAAAAGCAGAATTTGTTATTTGGTTGTAGTCAGTGGCGGCGTCTTTCAAATGGAGGTCACAAATACCAGCAGCAGCAGTATCATGTGGTTCTTCAGGGACAAAGGTTTCGATGATCCGAGCATCGACAAGATGTTGAGAAAGTGCAAGCAGTTGGACAAGGCCCAAAGCGAAGTGGCATCTGAGAACTGGGACTACCTGAGAAACATTGTTGGCATCCAAGAGAGAAAACTCCCTTACATCGTCTCCCGATGCCCCAAAATCCTTACTTTACGCCTCGATGAGAGGCTCATTCCCATGGTCGAGTGCCTCTCCAGTCTTGCAAGGAATCCTCGGGAAGTTGCTTCCGCCATTACCAAATTTCCTCCTATACTCTCTCACAGCGTGGAAGAGAAACTCTGTCCCCTTCTTGCTTTTTTTCAAGCCTTGGGTGTGCCTGAGACTCAACTNNNNNNNNNNNNNNNNNNNNNNNNNNNNNNNNNNNNNNNNNNNNNNNNNNNNNNNNNNNNNNNNNNNNNNNNNNNNNNNNNNNNNNNNNNNNNNNNNNNNNNNNNNNNNNNNNNNNNNNNNNNNNNNNNNNNNNNNNNNNNNNNNNNNNNNNNNNNNNNNNNNNNNNNNNNNNNNNNNNNNNNNNNNNNNNNNNNNNNNNNNNNNNNNNNNNNNNNNNNNNNNNNNNNNNNNNNNNNNNNNNNNNNNNNNNNNNNNNNNNNNNNNNNNNNNNNNNNNNNNNNNNNNNNNNNNNNNNNNNNNNNNNNNNNNNNNNNNNNNNNNNNNNNNNNNNNNNNNNNNNNNNNNNNNNNNNNNNNNNNNNNNNNNNNNNNNNNNNNNNNNNNNNNNNNNNNNNNNNNNNNNNNNNNNNNNNNNNNNNNNNNNNNNNNNNNNNNNNNNNNNNNNNNNNNNNNNNNNNNNNNNNNNNNNNNNNNNNNNNNNNNNNNNNNNNNNNNNNNNNNNNNNNNNNNNNNNNNNNNNNNNNNNNNNNNNNNNNNNNNNNNNNNNNNNNNNNNNNNNNNNNNNNNNNNNNNNNNNNNNNNNNNNNNNNNNNNNNNNNNNNNNNNNNNNNNNNNNNNNNNNNNNNNNNNNNNNNNNNNNNNNNNNNNNNNNNNNNNNNNNNNNNNNNNNNNNNNNNNNNNNNNNNNNNNNNNNNNNNNNNNNNNNNNNNNNNNNNNNNNNNNNNNNNNNNNNNNNNNNNNNNNNNNNNNNNNNNNNNNNNNNNNNNNNNNNNNNNNNNNGAAGAGAAACTCTGTCCCCTTCTTGCTTTTTTTCAAGCCTTGGGTGTGCCTGAGACTCAACTTGGCAAAATGATACTTTTCAACCCGAGGCTTATCAGC
It encodes the following:
- the LOC104720729 gene encoding RING-H2 finger protein ATL18; this translates as MISLLFPRSPLCTAAIVFYTCVCIPLGRLKKNGGDAEGHDDDGYHLVGVMFGDKEEEEEEICCPICLAEFEAEDVVTHLPRCAHLFHMNCIEPWLLRGHLTCPLCRSFVLAPTPLTCNVNNASSSPTLYLSIFFFFCLFLHLLGYL
- the LOC104720728 gene encoding pentatricopeptide repeat-containing protein At4g38150 encodes the protein MMPSSKAVVFASQMAKKIRVTMSATRFLSNGQEQEQQNPPEPLPNRPLRGERSSTNSHRDPPPARQAHNLGKGDNNTLSDHGFLEQFKLGVNQEPPKTEQNPQEETSLPEDSDEIFQKMKEGGLIPNAVAMLDGLCKDGLVQEAMKLFGLMRDKGTIPEVVIYTAVVEGFCKAHKIEDAKRIFRKMQTNGISPNAFSYGVLVQGLYTCNMLDDAVALCCEMLEAGHSPNVPTFVGLVDALCREMGVEHAQLAIDGFNQKGFAVNAKAVKEFMDKRAPFPSLAWEAIFKKKPIEKPF
- the LOC104727464 gene encoding pentatricopeptide repeat-containing protein At4g38150-like, with amino-acid sequence MMPSSKAVVFASQMAKKIRVTMSATRFLSNGQEQEQQNPPEPLPNRPLRGERSSTNSHRDPPPARQAHNNLGKSDNNTLSDHGFLEQFKLGVNQEPPKTEQNPQEETSLPEDSDEIFQKMKEGGLIPNAVAMLDGLCKDGLVQEAMKLFGLMRDKGTIPEVVIYTAVVEGFCKAHKIEDAKRXREEFTLANSR